GAAATAGAAGTACCAAACATCGCTGCCCACATCGGCATTGTAGGTGGCTTTTAGTACCAAGTACTGCTTTCCCTGAAACTCCTTTTGCTCTACCGGATGGTTAATGTTGGTTCCAGGGTCTCGCAACTTCATGGGTAGGCCGTACAAGTAGGTGTAGTAGTTTTTGTACATGGCTCCCCGTTCACAACTCATATCTGTTGACTGAGCCACCGTACCATCAATGAGTTCACCCTGATAAAGCATCTGACAATCAGATTGATCGATAATGTATTGAGTGGTGATAGTATCTCGTTCAGCTTCAAGACTAAAGTAATCTTCAGGTAAATTAATGGCAACCCGACTTTCTCGCTTGGGGCTATTTGGCCTCGTCATTACCACCGTAAAAGCATCATTAAAAGTTACCCACTGGCCATCAGGATCGTGATACGCAATTGCTCTTTCTAACAATTCTGAAGCGGTGAGGTCTTGGCTCAGAGCAGCAGCATTAAGTACAAAAGACAGAACAAGGGTGAGGGTATATTTCATAGCACAAGGTAGCCTCAGATTGTAGCAATCGCTATTTTTTCGCGTATTACTGCACCTTCATCTCCTGAAAAAAGGATAAAGACCCCACTCAGCTTCTTGAACTGAGTAATCAATGTGACTTTGCATAGGGACGTACGCAACAATACTACAAGTAGCTACAAAGATGTCGCCAGCCCTATCTACTACTTTCCGAACATTCCGCCTAAACCGCCGAGTAGTCCTCCAATGCCGGAGTCGCCACCGAAGCCTAGCTGCTCAATTAAATCGTTCTTGTCGCTTGCTTGCCCGGTTTCTTTAGCACTGAGTTTATTCATAATAAACGGAATAGCGATGTTTGCAATTTGCTTAGCAATTCCTTCGCCAATGCCCAGCTTACTGGCTAAATTCGTGACCAAACTGCTGGTGATGCTACTCACAATTGGGTTGCTGGTAGTGGTGGGAGCATTTCCGTTGAAAAGATCCATTACACCATCAAAATTTCCCTTCATTAATTCACCTTTCAAACCGTCAACTACAGTATCTTTGGTTACCCCTACGGCTTCGTCAGTTTTTGAAGTGTCTAGCTGCGTTTGTTCCTGAATGAGCTTAGCCATATGCTCTTTGCCCATGTTGATAATGTTGTCTAGCATACTATAAGATTTTAAAGATTTTGGTTGATTACATTCTGTAAACTGACTACCTTCAAACTTAGTTAATCGATTCTTTACGACCAAACCTAAATTTTTTATCTATGGGACTTATTGATTTCTTCAAAAACGCAGGAGAAAAAATCTTCGGTGGCGAGAGCGAAGAGGAAAAAAAAGAGAAACTGGTGAAGCACGTCACTTCTCTAGGGCTACCCGTGGAGGGGCTTTCTATCAGCGTAGACGACGAAACTGTTACAGTGAAGGGAAAAGTTGATAGTGTGGGACATTCGGAAAAAATTGCTTTGGCTGTCGGAAATGTAGAAGGCGTAAGTAAGGTTGATAATCAGCTGACTGTAGAAACTCCTGAACAAGTAGAACCCGAACCACAGGCTACCTACCACACGGTAGAGAAAGGCGATTCGCTTTCTAAAATCTCCAAAGAAGTATACGGTGACCCTATGAAGTACAACGCTATTTTTGAGGCGAACAAACCAATGCTAAAGCATCCGGATAAGATATATCCCGGACAAGTACTGCGGATTCCACCGAAAGAAAGCCTTGCTTAGTTAATGACTGATGAATAATGATTAATGAATAGTGGTTATCACGAATAATTTTGTAAGACGATTTTGCTGTTAGACTTCTTGCTTTCTCCCCCTTGGCGAAGCCGACGCGGCGCGGGAGGGAGGGGATTACTACCATACTGAGCACAAGCCTGGAGAATCCTGACTATTTGTTCATGATAATGTCTAATAGTCCGTATGCATTCATCATCAATCATTATTCATTAGTCATTATTTATCACTTCAGGTTTCAGGATTAACTTCCTGCGTCAGCTCCGATAGGGAAGAAATAATAGCTAATGGGCTTTGGCTGACTACGGCTCCGCCCAACATAACTACTTTGGCGGCAATGCCAATGACCTTTTCTACCCTTTGCGTGTTTTGTAAAGCCTGATGCACTTCATCCGTCACCTGATTCATTTCGGTTAACTCACTATCTACCTCCTTTAGTTTGAGTACCGATGATAAGGCTAGTAAATCATCTGAGTAACTGTAGATAGAGCGTTGCAAGTGGCTCAATTTCTGATGCTGAGACTTGGTTAGGGTTTCCCAATTATCTTCCCGAAACTGCCCCAGCGAGGTAACGATACGGAAAAATTGCTTAGAAAGCTCCTTTACTTGCTCGGCGGTAAGGGCAGGCATACGCTAAAAGTTGAATTTAGACAATAACTGCATTCGTTGCAGTTGGCTAGTGTAGTGCACTACGGCCTCTATTGCCGTCTGCTGTTGTAAGTCACTTCGTTGCTGGTAAACCGCCTCATGTCCTTCACCTACCGTTTGTAAAGCTTCGGCGTACTGCTGCAACCGATACTGCTGAGTTTCGTATTCCAGTACTTGATCCATGTAGGTGGAAATTACCTGCTGCTTTTCTAAGAATGACTGCGCTGAATCTAGCAGCTCACGGGAATAAAAGAAGTGCATTTTCTGCTGCCGATTAATTGATTCTACCAGTAAATCATTCAGCACAAATTGGTACGCTTCTAGCAGCGTTTGTACTGAGCCGTTCGCCCGAGCAATCAGCTCTCGGGCTTTCTTCCGACGACTACGCTCAGTAAACCCGGTTAAACTAAGCTGGGCTAGTTCTTGATATGCCGCAACCAAGTCGCCCTGTTCGGCTAGCCACGGATGCGACTGCAACGCATCACCCAGCGGAGCTAAGGAGGCCGATGATCTTTCTGACGCCACTAGTTGGTGCAGTGCCAGCAAATAGTGCGTAAGTGCCTCACGAATCTGTATCAGAGTAGTATCGGCTTGCTGTTGTAGCTCACAACCTTCCTGAAAATTGCGCGTAAGTTTTCCTTCTTGGAGCAATAGCATTCGCTGCCGTTGTTGGCAAGTTTGGTAGAAGGTTGGCTCCAGTTGCGCCCCTTGAGCCAAAGTTTCGGTAGCTTCAGCGGTAAATTGCTGAACGTGGGTAAGTGAATAGCATCCCGATACTGCTAGGCCAACTACTACTACAAGCAATCGCATTAGCTAGTAGTCGGCTTTAATAGAGGCAAATCCCGATTTATCAAAGTACGTTCTTCGGGGTTCGCCCCGGTACTTTACCGCAGCCCCAAAACCATTAGCTTCAGCGCGTAGGCGTTCGCTAGCATGGACTCGTAC
This region of Tunicatimonas pelagia genomic DNA includes:
- a CDS encoding DUF6503 family protein, with translation MKYTLTLVLSFVLNAAALSQDLTASELLERAIAYHDPDGQWVTFNDAFTVVMTRPNSPKRESRVAINLPEDYFSLEAERDTITTQYIIDQSDCQMLYQGELIDGTVAQSTDMSCERGAMYKNYYTYLYGLPMKLRDPGTNINHPVEQKEFQGKQYLVLKATYNADVGSDVWYFYFHPETYALQVYQFYKTNESGEMLPDSGEYILLSEEATVSGIKMPKVRAWYYNKDNQYLATDTLVD
- the lysM gene encoding peptidoglycan-binding protein LysM — translated: MGLIDFFKNAGEKIFGGESEEEKKEKLVKHVTSLGLPVEGLSISVDDETVTVKGKVDSVGHSEKIALAVGNVEGVSKVDNQLTVETPEQVEPEPQATYHTVEKGDSLSKISKEVYGDPMKYNAIFEANKPMLKHPDKIYPGQVLRIPPKESLA
- a CDS encoding DUF937 domain-containing protein, whose product is MLDNIINMGKEHMAKLIQEQTQLDTSKTDEAVGVTKDTVVDGLKGELMKGNFDGVMDLFNGNAPTTTSNPIVSSITSSLVTNLASKLGIGEGIAKQIANIAIPFIMNKLSAKETGQASDKNDLIEQLGFGGDSGIGGLLGGLGGMFGK